From a single Planococcus shenhongbingii genomic region:
- a CDS encoding Na(+)/H(+) antiporter subunit F1 → MINIILTISLSLFCLAILLALYRIIRGPSMPDRVVALDMIGVNLISGVAVFSVVLNTHAYLEVILIVGILAFISTIAFARFVERGDIVEHKRDY, encoded by the coding sequence ATGATCAATATAATATTAACTATTTCCTTGTCCCTATTCTGCCTGGCCATTCTTCTGGCTCTTTACCGCATCATCAGAGGCCCTTCAATGCCGGACCGTGTCGTCGCACTTGATATGATTGGCGTTAACCTTATTTCAGGAGTTGCTGTATTTTCAGTAGTGCTCAACACTCACGCGTATCTTGAAGTAATTTTGATTGTCGGTATTCTGGCTTTTATCAGTACAATTGCCTTTGCCCGATTTGTTGAAAGGGGGGATATCGTTGAGCATAAGAGAGATTATTGA
- a CDS encoding Na+/H+ antiporter subunit G, which translates to MSIREIIEWAGVILILLGSIMAVISAFGILRLPDVYTRSHAATKSSTLAVLLSLSGTFIYFWATENFISVRLFLGISFVFLTAPVSGHLITRAAYRSNVKLADISTEDALKEVIHKKEQD; encoded by the coding sequence TTGAGCATAAGAGAGATTATTGAATGGGCAGGAGTTATTCTCATTTTACTCGGCTCCATTATGGCAGTTATCAGTGCTTTCGGTATCCTTCGCTTGCCTGATGTCTATACGCGTTCACATGCCGCCACTAAAAGTTCGACGCTCGCGGTTCTATTATCCTTAAGCGGCACTTTCATCTATTTTTGGGCTACGGAAAACTTTATCAGCGTCCGGCTTTTCCTTGGAATCTCTTTCGTGTTCTTAACAGCGCCTGTTTCAGGCCATTTGATCACACGAGCCGCTTACCGCTCTAATGTAAAGCTTGCTGATATTTCTACCGAAGATGCATTAAAAGAGGTTATTCATAAAAAAGAGCAAGATTAA
- a CDS encoding DUF1538 domain-containing protein → MENIKDTFKEVAAAILPVTIVVIILQVTLMRLPLEALLQFLVGVAFVSIGFFLFLLGVTAGLLPVGELIGKRLPQTKKSWLIIGTGFLLGLAVTIAEPDVRVLAKQIDQVSGGEISSGILVMAVALGLAIFVAAAMVRTIFSIPIHYMLIGGYALVFILSIFVPEDFVSISFDAGGVTTGPMAVPFILALGVGVASVLRSPTADSSEGFGLIGLASIGPILAIMLLGVLFQ, encoded by the coding sequence ATGGAAAACATCAAAGATACTTTCAAAGAAGTTGCCGCTGCTATCTTGCCTGTTACAATCGTAGTCATTATCCTCCAGGTGACGTTGATGCGCCTTCCCCTTGAAGCCCTGCTCCAGTTTCTAGTCGGCGTTGCTTTTGTCAGCATTGGATTTTTCCTGTTTCTTTTGGGAGTAACCGCAGGGCTGTTACCGGTTGGCGAATTGATCGGCAAACGGCTGCCCCAGACCAAAAAATCCTGGCTGATCATCGGAACCGGATTCCTTCTCGGTTTGGCGGTAACAATAGCGGAACCGGATGTCCGGGTGCTCGCCAAACAGATTGACCAAGTTTCCGGCGGAGAAATCAGCTCGGGCATACTGGTAATGGCCGTCGCTCTTGGATTAGCCATTTTCGTTGCCGCCGCAATGGTCCGTACAATCTTCAGTATTCCCATCCACTATATGCTGATTGGCGGCTATGCATTGGTCTTCATCTTATCCATATTTGTCCCCGAAGATTTTGTATCGATTTCTTTTGATGCCGGAGGCGTTACTACAGGTCCAATGGCTGTACCTTTCATATTGGCTCTTGGCGTCGGGGTGGCTTCCGTGCTGCGTTCCCCAACCGCTGATTCCAGTGAAGGTTTCGGTTTAATCGGCCTTGCTTCTATTGGCCCCATCCTGGCCATTATGCTTTTAGGGGTGTTGTTCCAATGA
- a CDS encoding DUF1538 domain-containing protein, giving the protein MNIHVFDGFLDILREVGVALIPLFIFFALFQVFMLKLPRQRVFQILLGFVLTFLGLAFFLQGVHVGFFPIGQMMGETFGEMSFPWIIIPIGFALGFVATFAEPAVSIMIDEVDRVTGGYISAKLMLYTVSTGVGISVALSMFRILFGISLWYFIIPGYLLAFILTFYSRAIFIAIAFDSGGVSTGPMTVTFISAMAVGVASATAGRDPLADGFGLIALVALTPILAVLILGLIFTRKGGAENDESES; this is encoded by the coding sequence ATGAACATTCATGTGTTTGACGGTTTTTTGGATATCCTCCGCGAAGTCGGTGTTGCGCTCATCCCCTTGTTTATCTTCTTTGCTTTGTTCCAGGTTTTCATGCTTAAATTGCCCAGGCAACGGGTATTTCAAATACTACTTGGCTTTGTTTTAACATTTTTAGGATTGGCTTTTTTTCTTCAAGGAGTCCATGTCGGTTTTTTTCCAATCGGGCAAATGATGGGAGAAACGTTTGGGGAAATGTCTTTTCCATGGATCATCATCCCGATCGGTTTTGCACTTGGGTTTGTCGCCACTTTTGCGGAACCTGCCGTCAGCATTATGATTGACGAAGTGGACCGTGTGACAGGTGGTTATATTTCTGCAAAATTAATGCTGTACACCGTCTCCACAGGTGTGGGAATTTCGGTGGCGTTATCCATGTTCCGGATCCTTTTCGGGATTTCGCTTTGGTACTTCATCATCCCTGGTTATTTGCTTGCCTTTATTTTGACCTTTTATTCGAGAGCCATCTTTATTGCTATAGCGTTCGATTCGGGAGGCGTTTCTACAGGCCCGATGACTGTAACTTTCATTTCCGCAATGGCTGTCGGGGTAGCCTCTGCTACAGCAGGACGTGACCCGCTGGCTGACGGTTTTGGCCTTATCGCATTAGTAGCACTGACTCCTATTCTCGCAGTGCTTATACTGGGGCTGATTTTCACAAGAAAAGGTGGGGCTGAAAACGATGAATCTGAATCATAG
- a CDS encoding P-II family nitrogen regulator codes for MNLNHRLMIAIVKRGHSRAVIAEAKKAGADGATILYAEGIGRNEKPTFFGLPATHEKDVVLIAIDGSLEDAVADAVSRAGKLGIPGHGLGFTVHLSKLLGVRHLSNRINYVKPKKGERAVKPISEQFQLIVIIVNSGDSEKVVAAAAKAGAEGGTILTGRGTGVNEQKKFMNFTIDPEKDIVLTLVPESYTDAVIQSIEDAIDLYAPGRGIAFLIDVEKVFGVNHSSLNRHNT; via the coding sequence ATGAATCTGAATCATAGATTAATGATAGCCATTGTAAAACGCGGTCATTCGAGAGCGGTCATCGCGGAAGCTAAAAAAGCGGGGGCGGATGGTGCCACGATTCTTTATGCGGAAGGAATTGGCCGCAACGAGAAACCGACTTTTTTCGGCTTGCCCGCTACGCATGAAAAAGATGTCGTGCTCATTGCCATTGACGGCAGTCTTGAAGATGCCGTCGCTGACGCTGTCTCCCGGGCTGGAAAATTAGGAATTCCAGGTCATGGCCTTGGATTCACAGTCCATTTGAGTAAACTGCTAGGTGTTCGGCATCTATCCAATCGGATAAATTACGTTAAACCCAAGAAAGGGGAACGAGCTGTGAAACCGATCTCCGAACAATTCCAATTGATTGTTATTATTGTGAACAGCGGCGATTCAGAGAAAGTGGTCGCGGCCGCAGCAAAAGCTGGAGCAGAAGGCGGCACTATCCTGACCGGCAGAGGCACGGGGGTCAATGAACAGAAGAAGTTTATGAATTTCACGATTGATCCGGAGAAAGATATTGTTCTGACCCTAGTTCCTGAAAGCTATACGGATGCCGTTATCCAAAGCATTGAAGATGCCATCGACCTTTACGCTCCCGGCAGAGGCATCGCTTTTTTGATTGATGTGGAAAAAGTATTCGGCGTCAACCATTCTTCTTTGAATCGGCATAATACGTAA
- a CDS encoding catalase has protein sequence MTGKNEDFKNKMGTGESEETLTTRQGHPVKDNQNLRTVGNRGPATLENYHFIEKISHFDREEIPERIVHARGAGAFGYFETYGKVGDEPVEKFTRAKVFSGAGKQTPLLARFSTVAGSRHSPETARDPRGFAIKMYTEDGNWDLVGNNLKIFFIRDAMKFPDMIHAFKNDPVSNVPDPQRMFDFVARSPEATHMITFLFSPWGIPATYRHMQGSGVNTYKWVNDKGEAVLVKYHWEPKQGIRNLTQAEANEIQAENVGHATQDLFESIERGDYPEWELFVQIMSDDEHPELDFDPLDNTKLWPQDKFPFLPVGKMVLNRNPENYHAEIEQAAFGTGVLVDGLDFSDDKMLQGRTFSYSDTQRYRVGANYLQLPVNAPKKRVATNQYGGMMDRPAEHVPNPSINYEPSVLGGVKEAEKVAPPHEPAYNNAKVVSEPIDRTNNYGQAGETYRSFEDWEREELINNLGDALSACDPRIQEEMIYHFTQADEDYGRRVRENMEQKIKANEEMKDSDPKVYGKPAANKVAQGAAAKGHEAGPY, from the coding sequence ATGACTGGAAAAAATGAAGACTTCAAAAACAAAATGGGAACAGGCGAAAGCGAAGAAACGCTGACGACCCGCCAAGGGCATCCGGTAAAAGACAACCAGAATTTACGGACGGTTGGTAACCGCGGGCCAGCAACTTTGGAAAACTACCATTTTATTGAAAAGATTTCGCATTTCGACCGTGAAGAAATTCCTGAACGGATTGTTCATGCACGCGGCGCTGGTGCATTTGGATATTTTGAAACTTACGGAAAAGTCGGCGACGAGCCGGTAGAAAAATTTACACGCGCGAAAGTCTTTTCAGGCGCCGGTAAACAGACACCGCTTCTGGCACGCTTCTCGACAGTTGCGGGCTCAAGGCATTCTCCGGAAACCGCACGCGATCCGCGCGGATTTGCGATTAAAATGTATACGGAAGACGGAAACTGGGATTTAGTAGGGAACAACCTTAAAATCTTCTTTATCCGTGATGCGATGAAATTTCCGGATATGATCCATGCATTTAAAAACGACCCGGTATCAAATGTGCCGGATCCGCAGCGCATGTTCGACTTTGTTGCCCGCAGTCCGGAAGCGACGCATATGATTACGTTCTTGTTCTCACCATGGGGCATCCCGGCAACGTATCGCCATATGCAAGGATCTGGCGTAAACACTTATAAATGGGTAAACGATAAAGGCGAAGCAGTTCTCGTCAAATACCACTGGGAGCCAAAACAGGGCATCCGCAACTTGACGCAGGCAGAAGCCAATGAAATCCAAGCGGAAAACGTTGGGCATGCTACACAGGATTTATTTGAATCGATTGAACGCGGAGACTATCCGGAATGGGAGTTATTCGTTCAGATTATGAGCGATGATGAGCATCCGGAACTTGATTTCGATCCATTGGATAATACAAAACTATGGCCGCAGGACAAGTTCCCATTCCTTCCTGTCGGAAAAATGGTATTGAACCGCAACCCGGAGAACTACCATGCTGAAATTGAACAGGCCGCATTCGGTACAGGGGTTCTTGTAGACGGCCTTGACTTCTCAGACGACAAGATGCTGCAAGGTCGCACGTTCTCGTATTCCGATACGCAGCGCTACCGTGTAGGGGCTAACTATTTGCAGCTGCCGGTCAACGCACCGAAAAAACGTGTAGCGACGAACCAGTACGGCGGTATGATGGATCGTCCAGCAGAACATGTGCCGAACCCGTCTATCAATTACGAGCCATCTGTTCTTGGCGGCGTGAAGGAAGCAGAAAAGGTCGCACCGCCTCATGAACCGGCATATAATAATGCCAAAGTGGTCAGCGAGCCGATTGACCGTACCAATAATTATGGCCAGGCCGGAGAGACTTACCGCAGCTTTGAAGATTGGGAACGCGAAGAGCTGATCAACAACTTGGGAGATGCATTATCTGCTTGTGATCCAAGAATCCAGGAAGAAATGATCTACCACTTCACACAGGCGGATGAAGACTATGGCCGCCGTGTCCGTGAAAACATGGAGCAGAAGATTAAAGCGAATGAAGAAATGAAAGATAGCGATCCTAAAGTATACGGCAAGCCTGCTGCCAATAAAGTGGCGCAAGGTGCTGCTGCAAAAGGACATGAAGCTGGACCATATTGA
- a CDS encoding CDP-glycerol glycerophosphotransferase family protein, whose translation MSVTLKEKGKLDPLKVFLKVTAAFLVSIFSFKKEHKKIALVGGNLGEKYEDNAAVFHAYLVNNHRDQVTAYWMYDPKTSYAKDGSIPNAVPLGSFRNYLLFFKADYTFHGHSLMYDIAPSVDKFLFLNRKTIITHVSHGIEGFKKILIQKEDVPLLKRTNYFNCASEYEKELKLKEWKIPEHKLIITGLPRFDRYAENKPVKKVKKILMMMTWREWLFDLSEEEFVESAYFLNTIGLISHPGIRELIIRNDMTMQITLHPFMKKFKKHFTGLADPKSGIEFLSSTNPSITRAIEENDMLLTDITSVSWDFLYLNKPIIFNMFDREEYLEKRGTYLSLETDLYGYKADTVEEVYFYLKKIVEENITTNDWHPKATQYIDYYDHQNCKRLAEKVLGV comes from the coding sequence ATGAGTGTAACATTGAAAGAAAAAGGGAAACTGGACCCGTTAAAAGTGTTTTTGAAAGTAACTGCCGCTTTTTTGGTTTCTATCTTCTCTTTTAAAAAAGAACATAAAAAAATCGCACTGGTCGGAGGAAATCTCGGCGAGAAATACGAGGATAACGCTGCTGTTTTCCACGCCTACCTGGTCAATAACCACCGAGATCAGGTAACCGCATACTGGATGTATGATCCGAAGACTTCCTATGCAAAAGATGGCAGCATCCCGAATGCTGTGCCGCTTGGCAGTTTCCGCAACTATCTTCTCTTTTTTAAAGCAGATTATACTTTCCACGGGCATTCATTAATGTATGACATCGCCCCTTCTGTTGATAAGTTTTTATTCCTCAACCGAAAAACCATCATCACCCATGTCAGCCATGGCATTGAAGGCTTCAAAAAAATTCTGATCCAAAAAGAAGACGTACCTTTGCTGAAACGGACAAATTACTTTAACTGTGCTTCTGAATATGAAAAAGAGTTGAAACTGAAAGAATGGAAGATTCCAGAACATAAATTGATCATTACTGGATTGCCTCGTTTTGACCGCTATGCGGAGAATAAGCCGGTCAAGAAAGTGAAAAAAATCCTGATGATGATGACCTGGCGGGAATGGCTGTTTGACTTGAGCGAGGAGGAGTTCGTCGAAAGCGCTTATTTCCTCAATACAATCGGCTTGATCAGCCATCCTGGAATCCGTGAATTGATCATCCGAAACGATATGACGATGCAGATTACCCTCCATCCATTTATGAAGAAATTTAAAAAGCATTTTACCGGGCTGGCAGATCCGAAAAGCGGCATTGAATTTCTTTCTTCAACCAACCCGTCCATTACGCGGGCGATTGAAGAAAACGACATGCTGCTGACAGATATCACCAGTGTGTCATGGGATTTTCTCTATTTGAATAAACCCATCATTTTCAATATGTTCGACCGGGAAGAGTACCTGGAAAAACGCGGCACTTATCTCAGCCTCGAAACGGACCTGTACGGCTATAAAGCAGATACCGTCGAAGAAGTGTATTTTTACTTGAAGAAAATTGTTGAAGAAA